One window of Globicephala melas chromosome 5, mGloMel1.2, whole genome shotgun sequence genomic DNA carries:
- the PLAC8 gene encoding placenta-specific gene 8 protein, translated as MQAPSPVVIVTQPGAGPVPQTSNWQTGMCDCFSDCGVCLCGIFCFTCLACQVASDMNECCLCGTSVAMRTLYRTRYGIPGSICDDYIVTLCCPLCSLCQIKRDINRRRAMHTF; from the exons ATGCAAGCTCCATCTCCAGTGGTCATTGTAACTCAGCCTGGAGCTGGTCCGGTTCCTCAAACCTCTAACTGGCAGACGGGCATGTGTGACTGCTTCAGCGATTGCGGCGTCT GTCTCTGTGGCATATTTTGCTTCACGTGTCTTGCATGTCAAGTTGCATCTGATATGAATGAATGCTGTCTGTGTGGAACAAGTGTTGCAATGAGGACCCTCTACAGGACTCGATACGGCATCCCG GGATCCATTTGTGATGACTATATCGTGACCCTTTGCTGTCCTCTGTGTTCTCTTTGCCAAATCAAGAGAGACATCAACAGAAGGAGAGCCATGCATACTTTCTAA